In Chrysemys picta bellii isolate R12L10 chromosome 4, ASM1138683v2, whole genome shotgun sequence, the sequence aaggataggtttcagagtatcTATAAGGATAAACTTTCCTTAAAAGAACATATCTATGCTACAGTCAAGGAGGTGAGAGAGCACGGCAGCTTGTAGACATGCCCATACAAGGACcaaagggcactttcttggaaggATAGTTATATCTCTGCCAACTTGTTAAAGAGGATCTGAAGTTTGTTACCTACTCATGAGCAGGAGGCCTCATGCCCACCCTGAAGACCCAGCTTCTAGGGCAGCTGTTTTAATGGCATGAACTGAATACCCAACAGAGCACACAGCGTGTGTCCCCTCTGCCCTGATGTGTGAATTTTATGGAATAAGGCTGCTTGTCACCTTGAATTCATACTATAGTGTTGGTGCCCTGCTGTGCGCAAATGTCTGTAAGAAAACTGATCTGGAGCTGGGAATTGTTTATTCTGGTGGAGAAGTGCAAAATCAAAGCAGAACCCTGGAACAGCATGACTTTTAGACTGACCTAGAGGTAACCTGAGTTCAGAAGCAAATTCCAGAGCAACGCAGAATTCAGAAAAATGATCAGTCACTAAGCCTTGATCTTAACAGCTACAGAAAAAACATAATCCTGCTGCCATTATAATCAATGGGGGTTTTGCCACAAATACTCGTGGGAGGATGAAGCCCTAAATATTTTATCCTATTGGAAGGTATAGAGAAATACACAGAGATTTATAGGGGCTATAAAATGGTATATGTTAGTATGCCTGAGACCATACAAAAGTCCAAATTACTAGAGAGTTTAACAACAATATCTCTCTCCTTTGTAAGAGCCACAAGCAAGCTCACATGCTTGGAAATTTCCACCTGCACTGTCTGCAAAATTAAATTACCAGGTAGGGTTAATTTACTTTCTCCCGATATAATTCCAGGTATTCATTTAAAGATGTTCTTGGAGTTTCTAGTACCCCTAAACCTGTATAGTGACAGCTGTATCGTCAACTGGGCAAGGGTCAactgcctttttttcccccttctcaaAGTGCCAGCAACCAGGAGAATGGAGGTGGGGAATATGAGGatttaatgaaaaatatatcTATTTTTGAAGAGCACTAGTCTACACAAAATTAAATTCTGTCACATGCTCccaaagcagtttttaaaatttgtaaaataATCTGGAATTTCCTCAGgtagaacaaattattaatccACTCCGCAAAAGATTCACTGCAGGCCCAAATCTGCTATCTTTACTcaccttactctgtgagtagtctctattgaaatcagtgggagtactGATGCAATAAAGTCCTTCTCAACCTAAGCAATGGTGGCAGAATTTAACTCCATATTTGTCTGTTGACATTAAATGTCACTTCCTACAATCAGAGGTATAGTCTGAAACCAGCTGCACAGACTTTAGAATGACATGAACTTTTTCCTCTACTATTCAAGTTGGGTTTCACCCTCTGACACAGACTTACTTCCGAATCTTCATGGCTTCTTTGTTATCATGCCTGAAAAAATCATAGGACTTGTACGACTGCACTGCTTCACGACGATATACTCCTAGATTAAACACTTCACAAAAAACAAAGACGTGTGATTTGCAGCATTTCACAAATACGTGTTACCCGGTTGTGAGCCAAGAGGAGAATCACATCCTTATCTTGATTACAGCAATTTATGAGCTATCCCTCCAACTAAAACCTTCCAGCAATTTTACTTCAAATTAACTTTTGCAAACACCACGAGAATTCCTTATGACTGAAATCTGAAAAACTTAAACTGCACCATAGAATTTCAGAATATCTGATTTTCCATGTGTAACTTTTCCAAGATCTCCTCAAATTAATGCACATTTTTGATAACTATCCTCCTAGTTATCAGTATATTCATGTGCAATCCCTATTCCCGTTAAGCAGGATTATATGCACTCACTGAAAAGAGAAGAGGCCCAAGTCAAGCAGAAGGGGCTTTATAATATCTCATGCACTTTGCTAAAGAAAAATTTAGTTCTCAGAAAAGATACCAAATTTGGCAGCCCTGGCAGCCTCTGTCTGAAGCACTTAAGACCTACTTCGAGGACTTAAGTAACGCACAGattttgtgctggccctctgcataggGATGATATTCCCTCTATAAGCACAGAATAGATACAGCTTGAGTAACACTAGTTAAACTTCCCCGACATACTGACTCTTTCCAATCTGCCTGGAGAAACCACCTCTAAGGGTTCAAGTGGAATTCAGTTGCTACGGATAACTGAATCTTAGGGCTCTTTATTGGCACTGCCAATAAGGTTTTATGCCGTAGGCGCTTGTTCACCAGGGACAACACTGATCAAGTTATGACAACTTTCAGTGACTATAAACCTgggctggattaaaacaaatGTCTCATTGCCAGTTCCATGACCCATCCATCACTTTAAGCTACCAGGTACAAAAATCCGTACAGACCTTTCGTAGGCACACCAATCCAGTTGAGATAGCGTGTTAATTTCTTGGCCATATAAGTTTTGCCCCGGGCAGGAAGGCCAATCATTACAATCAAAGTAGGGGAGTTGGTCATATAGGAAGCCCATGCTGGAAAGAGGAGGCGGTGAAATCATTAAACTAATTAAAACAGCTTAGAACAAAAACCAAGTCAGAAGCCAAATTCATTTCTGGCGTAACCCACTGCCTCTGCCCATCTACCAGCCACACAAAAGGTTACTTACTGTATGAAACACACAGTGGATTCATTATCATGCCCTTCCATCCAATTAAACGTTAATAGCAATCACTGGACCACAGCATGGCTCTCTCGGGTGTTAGCTAATGAAGTAGGTTAACGACTGATCAGCCACCGGGGAACAGGGAAAATAACGTGTGACTAATGTGTCAGCCAAAATACGTCAGCCagagttaaaaatatttaactattAAGGAGTAACTGTCAAGGACATAGGAAAAATTCTTTAATGAAAGAGATCATATTTCTCTACTGACAGCAAACAGGAATCTAATTTCCTTCCTTAACATACTCAACAAATGATCTGAGAAACTAAATTAGTAATGTTTAGCCTGTTGCTGAGAAGCAGGATTTTTTTTACCATTAATGTTTTTGCATAAAGTTtcttgtttcttaaaaaaaaaagtcacgtaATTTCCCAAAAAAacagattaattaattaatccacTAATTAAGTAAAACTGAGTTTTATAGAACTACATGAAAGACACTGATTATAAGACAGGGACATGGGAGCATGTGTTGCTATAATTAAACTGGTCAAAGCAAGTGAATATAAACTGAATGGAACACAGAATGGACAAAATAGGACTTAAAGTCTTTTCCATATCTAAATGACCTGTTGAGATGGTTTTGCCACACAAGATAAAATGCAAATCTAACTGAAATATTGACGAGGCTTTGTCAGCTGTaaatctagtcagtttcaaaTACTTTGTTAAAGGTATATCTGTGCACTACACCTGCTCCCAAACCCCcatgccaattttttttataattttatagCCATTTTGGTCTATTATTAGGACTGTTCTTCTCTCACTTGTTGCTGTGCACAAAAACCCAGCACAAACAACAGGGAAACTGACTTTGGGGAAGCCATCTGTACCAAGTGCtgtcaaatacacaaagtaaacaaatgggaaaaaataaatatttttccccaCAGTCTCTTCCAGTCATAGTCATTTTAAGGATTATTTGCAACAATTGTAGGTAAAACATTGTCAAACACAAGCATAACCTTTAAAGCTTTATAAAGAATCTGGAGGAAGAGGCAAACAAGATGTTAAATTTTAATTCCCAGAGTGACCTAGATCGGGAGGCTTTGAAAAATCAGTAAAGACACTGTGTTATGAGATCCAGAATGGTTAGATATATaagcaggaaaaaacaaaatgagTGTAATCTGTATAAGTGCAACTAGTACATGTGGAGAAAAAGTAATCCCTAATAAAGATATTCAATGGCAGTGAAAATCAATGGGGGAGAGATACTTGGAAAGCAGTAAAAATCAAAACAGACCTTCAGTGATTATGCAGCCCTAAATCATAGTATTGTGTGTGTGCATCCTTCCTACTGAGCAAATATCTTTGGGATTCTTTGCTGAAATCTGTTCCTGGCCTATGACAACAGAAGATTGGAAGAGCTAGATTAAAAGAGTTCAATGGAGATTGGTAGACACTAGTTTTGGCATTAACACAACATATCAGGGATAtgggtaggggtagggtccagagtgacctagacaaattagaggattgggccaaaagagatctgatgaggttcaacaaggacaagtgctgagtcccgcacttaggaaggaagaatcccatgcactgctacaggctggggaccgactggctaagcagcagttctgcagaaaaggatctagggattacagtggacgagaagctggatataagtcagcagtgtgcccttgttgccaagaaggccaaccgcatattgggctgtattagtaggagcattgccagcagaacaagggaagtgattattcccctctattcggcactggtgaggccacacctggagtattgcatccaattttggccgccccactacagaaggcatgtggacaaattggagagagtccagcggagggcaacaaaaatgattaggggctggagcacatgacttgtgaggagaggctgagggaaccgaggttatttagtctgcagcagagaagagtgagtggggatttgacagcagccttcaactacctgaaggggggttccaaagaggatggaactaggctgttctcagtggtggcagatgacagaacaagaagcaatggtctcaagttacagtgagggaggtctaggttggatattaggaaacactatttcactaggaggtggtgaagcactggaatgggttacctaaggaggtggtggaatctccatccttagaggtttttaaggcccggcttgacaaagctctggctgggatgattagttggcgttggtcctgctttgagcaggggattggattagatgacctcctgaggtctcttccaaccctaatattctatgattctatcacagATGTAACATGCCCAGATCACTGCCTGATGAAGCACATTAGACAGAAATATGGAACAATGTTTCATAGTGGGCTATTTCAAACCACTGTTCAGTACATTTGTGCTACTTGTTGCCTACTACATGTGGGTGGCTTTCAGGAACAGAGATTACATTAAAACTCTAATCTACATTAAAATAGAGTTCCTTTTTAAACAGCTGAATTGCAAAACATTATTAACTTGAAAGATAAACATTTGCCCAGAAGAGCAAAACGTGTAACAAATATAACTGGATAGAAGTGATACAAACAAGAATTGTAAACAGTTATAAACTCGTGAAGTACTACTTTAGGAGCCCACATGAAATTATTTCTGATGATCTCAGTTCCAAGTGGACATCATAAAAACACATCACAATTGTTCCccttgttggcagcctcagcagagaggccaagaactgcCTGGGATGTACAAAATGAACAACCCTCCAGATCAGAGCTGAAGCACTTTGGGGAGGTGACATGGGGGAAGCCAGCACTGCCACTGTTGTACTTGTACTGAGGGTTGCATGGGGGGCACAATTCAGCTATCGAGTCAGAAAAAGTAAAATCATTCAAGATGTTTATGTTAaagacttaaaaacaaaaattgtgcaTGTTAAAAAAAAGATCCTGGTCCTGCACTTATGTGCAGCTCATTTCAGGATTCGGGATAGGcctaaattcattcctggtgtaatgACACTGAAGTCTATAGAGTTGCACTAAGGATGAAATTGTATTTGTCTTTACTACTGCACTGAGCTAGAAGGAATAAAGCATGACTGACTACCTCTTTTTATAAACAGGTAAAAGAGAAATTCATTGCAAGACACAAGATCTATTTTCTTCAAGACTGTTACAAATACTCACAGCACTTTTTTTCTGAGACTCGCATATTTGAAGTTTTGTTTTCCtggttgctgttgttgttgttctgctctggGACTAATGCTGTATGTCCTGACATTGCTGCTAATCTCACACTTGGTCAGTGTTGGACCTTCAGGCtcttggaaaagaaaagaagaaccaAGAAACAAATCCTTGTGAAATCCAGTAGACAGAATAAAAGAAGATGCATAGCAACTTATCAGTGCTGTTCCtggtgggagggaaaggaagcCATATAACGATCTCAAAGCTGTAGTCCAAGGTCAACAGCAGGTCGTAACATACATAGGTCGTAACATATGTAGTTGGCACGAGATAACGCAAAGCACAGAAAAATgaagcagagggggaaaaaatatatCCCTCACCTGGGACATTAATGAACCATCTCAGCCAGGGAACAGAAGGATTAGAGGGGAGTGTACCTACTTTTGCCCCTTGCCTTTTGTAAGTACTACAAATATAAAGGAACAGCCTTCCCCCAACCTCCCAAAGTCATTATGCAGCTGCTAGGCACTTTTTTAGGGGCCAGCCCCCGAGATGCCAAGGCTGGGAAATAATCCCAGCTGGTTTGACAGCATCCTctgagcaggggactgggcagGTCTCTCAGCCAGGCACTCCCAAGCCCCGCTCCAGGATTTCTGCCATTCATCGGGTACCGacctgcagagccccccggacacACCCGCTCGCAGCGCGGGGGAACTGAGGCGCAGAACCCCCCAGCCTTCTTCAGCACGAGCCCGGGACCGGGCTCCGCGCTGAGACGTACCACGAAGCGGTGGGAAGCCAGGCGGCTGCTGCACCTGCCAAGCGCTGCGAGCCTCAGACACCGGCCAGGAGCCTCCCGCAGCAGCCAGGACTTGGATGAACCGGCCGGCTCACGCGATCCCGCACTGCAGCAAGGTAGCCGGCGCGGAGCCCGCGCCCCCCCCCGCGCGCTGCCCAGGTGACACCAGCTGCCGGCTGAGGCTGGCGGACCGGCAACGAGATGCAAAGGGTATGCTAATGTGGCGCCCACGTGACTAAGACGCAACcctgcagctgtgctggggaaggatGCGCAGGGGGAGACCGGTGGAACCAGAGGAGCGGGACCAAGCTAGGCAAATGAACGGGAACAATTAGACTAGGTCTAGACATGCAAACGGGGCGTACACGCGCCCATAGGCACAGGGTGCAAATGAGATGCAAATACGTTCACAGATAAATGGCATGTAAATGAGCTCAGACACTCAATTAGTTTCCCCTGAACTGCGAAGGAGTAAAAGAACAGGTACGTCTGATACGCAAATAAGATGCAAGTATGCAAATGAGGTTATACTagagccccgcccccaccagctCCTATTCCACCTTGACCGCGGGGAGGCAGAACGCGGTGACGTGTCCCCCCTCGACTGTGAGATTCTCCGTGTGCGTGTGACGGCATCAAGGGCGTCCCGAGCGTTCCACCCCCAGCCGCGGATTGGCTGCGCCGCGGGCACGCGGGGAGAGACGCGGGTTGCGGCGTGGGGCCCGCAGCCAATAGCGAGGCACGGCGGAAGCGTCGCGAGACTTggcggggcagctgccccggCCATTTTGCTGGGGCAGCAGAGTTGGGAGCCCCGGCCCCGGAGGAGGATGCTGCGGCTGCGTTGCAAGGCTCGGAGCGGCTCCCACCCGCTGCCCGGCCTCACGGCGCATTCCCGCCTCCGGGAGCTGCAGGCCGCCCTGGCCGCCCTCAccggggtgccggccccggcccagcgccTCCTGCTCGGCTTCCCCCCGCGGAGCCTTGACCTGAGCGACGGGGAGCGGCGGCTGGGGGAGCTCGGCATCCACTCAGGTGAGGAGCGTGGGGACACCGCGCCCCCCCTCCCTggcgggcggggccggggggctgcCTCTGCCTGGGCTCAGGCTGCCTCCATCGTGGGCAGGGCAGCTCCCCTGGACAGCGCCTGCtgggggctcaggctgcgggtcAGCGTCTCCTCACCCTAGGGCGCGGGCAGGGGCGTAGTTCCTAAAGGCTGAATCCGGCCGGGAGGAGGGGACAATCCAAGTGCAGGGAGgttgctgtcccccctccccccccccccccccccccacacacacaccggtcAAGGCTGGTCTAAGAAGGAGATACTTGCCCTCGAGTGCTCAAGATGCAGCGAGAGCAGACCCAGGATAAAACGAGTGGAGGAGAGAGGCTCACGCATAGAAGCATGTATTTTTTGACCCTTTTGAATGGATGTTGTAGAGACTGCTGGGTTAAAAGTATGTTCAGGTTGCCCCTATAAACTCATCTGATCATGCTCATGGCTCACTGAAATCGTTATGGATTACTATGCATTTCCTTTCTATAGCTTATTTCATTCTCTCTGCAAATATTAAAGCCTTATGAGCCTGCTTCAACACAGTGTAAAGAACATATAGCAAAAGCTGTAGTCCTCTCTGGCGTAAAAGGCACTAGGTGTTTAAAGACACAAGATTAATATTCTGCAGCATATAGTGTTGTTCCACCGCGCAAGACAGGAAGAGCAAAAGAATGCCATACCTAATTGAAACTGCATTTTAGCAGACTATAATTACCTTACCTGAAACTTGGTTGGGACATTGGGGCTACCACCCTTTAATAAAAAATTGATTGCAAAATAGTGCTGTCAGTGACTGTCCAACCTGTTTATCAgcttctgtaaatgtaaacatctTCTATTTCACTGCCTCTAAAGTGGGTTTTCAAGAGACTCTAAAATGAAAGGAATTGAGTATCACTCATGTTCCAGATTTGGACAATAAACTTGAAAACATTAACCACTGTGCTAATTTGGAGACTTCAGTACAAACACTGTGTCTTTATGTGAACCAGCAATATACAGTGAGAGCCCAAAGCTACAATCTGCTGCAGCTTCTTATGTAATTTATTTAAGTGGTAATGCTTTCTATTGTGCTGATCTGATTCTGTCAGAACTGAGGCATGATATACTGGAGGCTTTAAATGGTTTGCTTCTCTGTATTTGTAGTTTTTCCCTTTCTGTTCGTAATGCACTTTGGTGACGCAACACTGCATTTCATCTACCTAATCCTCATAAttcttgtttttttatttttgacagGTGATACTCTAATTGTTGAAGAGGACACAACCAAACCCAAGAATGAGTCACCTGTAATTGCAAAAAGGAGTGTCCCTACTTTGGTCAGGGAAGCACTGCCTGTACTTGCAAGGAGGGTTGTTCCAGCAGATAACTCCTGTCTCTTCACAAGCATATTCTATGTGGTAGAGGGAGGCATTTATGATCCAGCATGTGCTCCGGAGATGCGCAGTCTTATAGCCCAGATAGTGGCAAGTGATCCAGAGTCCTATTGTGAGGCAGTACTAGGGAAAACCAATGAAGAGTATTGTGAGTGGATCAGAAGAGAAGATACATGGGGAGGCGCCATTGAAGTATCCATTCTGTCTAAGTTTTATCAGTGTGAAATCTGTGTAGTGGATACACAGACAGTCAGAATTGACCGTTTTGGGGAAGATGCTGGCTATGCTAGGCGGGTCCTTCTGATTTATGATGGGATTCATTATGATCCACTTGAACGTAAAATCCCTGACTCAGACGTCCCTCCCCTGACCATTTTCTCAACAAATGATGATGTTGTTCTTGCACAAGCATTGGAATTGGCAGATGAAGCCAGACGAAAGAGGCAGTTTACTGATGTAAATCGCTTTACACTAAGATGCATGGTGTGCCAGAAGGGGTTAACTGGACAAGTGGAAGCCAGAGAACATGCCAAGGAGACTGGGCATGCGAACTTTGGAGAAGTGTGACATCTACATGAGGATGGTTGCATCTACTACCTCACTGCCCCAGAATAAGATTCTGGGTTTTCAGATAAGCTATATGTAAGCATAAAAAACTCCCTTCGAAGCTTGAAAAGCCCTCTTAACTTAATGAATGAGATGCACAGGTTTGTTATGGATAGTGTGCAGGTTTACAGATAGGTATGCGGTAGTGACACACTTTTCCCAACTAGTTTGAAATAGGTAACTTCTTGCATGCTGATTTTAAAGTAACTGGCAGCTGTTTGTTGTATGTTAGCAGCTAAAAGTCCTGACTCCTGAAGAACCTTATTTTCTGATGGAGAAGCTGCTGTGTGACATGGCTGGACATGCATACAATACTGTACCTAGAGTTACATAGACTTAGAGTAACAGTTGCAATCTAAACTCTGAATTATTGGGTTTAGTTATAATCTTTCAGTACTTGTAAACTGGTCTTAGTTTGGCATATTCATGTGCCTATCAGCATTTTGTACGAAGAGTTACATAGTAACTCTTCTATATTCAAGCGATTTTTGCAACAGAGATGCCTATAGTGCATACTTCATATAGAAATGGTAACACCAAAGTTGCCCTGTATTAGGTCACAATGAACAAAAGTAGAATGTACAGTCTGATAGTGGCTGTAGtgagagcctttttaaaattaatgagtAGATAGTTAAGTACCcaataaatttaatatttttccatAGATACTACTTGAAATGTAGTTTAGTTGCTTGAAAATTAACTGTCAACCCCTCTGTTTACACTGCATCAGGATGTTGGCATGTTTCTTGAAATACTTGGATCCTTGGTAACAATATGATCTCAATTCCAGCAAGAAGGAATTACAGTAATTGAGATTCAAATTACAGATTGTATTGGTTAAACATTAAAATACAGTTTTGCTTAAATGTGGCTGTTCTTGTGGCCACTGAAAGTGTTAGTAAGCTGTACCGGGCTCCAGATATTGTGTTAGCACTTTTTAATCTTTGGTTCTCACTCTTTTACAGTTCAAAGGCTTGTTCTTTTTTCAGAAGGTCAGAGCATTTATCCAAAAGGGAAAAACTTGAAGTTTTTGTTTGCATTCTGCCAGGTGCCCTTTAACTTGCTTGATTTCTCCCCAGGGATTAAGTAGCAAGACCTCTATTCTAATAGGGAATGGAGCAGTTTTTCACAACAAAATAAGCTAGGTAAAATGCTCTACTTCTGAAATGACAAAAGCAGGGATGTCAAAACTGGTACAATAAAGAAATCTCACTTTATGGGGGAGTGTGAGGCTTAATGTAGAGTGCTTTGATATCATCTAAATTAAAGATGCTGTAAATGTGCTTATTACTGAAATTATTTCTTAGAATGCCTCAACACGTGTGTGTTAAGGCATTTAAACTCTTTTAGCCATGTTTTGTTACTTTTGTTCTGGGTCTGAAATGCCTTCTGAATGCTTGTGCAAATGGGGAACAAAGATACACATCTTCATAATAAAGTAGCAATGTGTCAGCTTCAGGAATGGAAACTTCTAGTTATTCAAAGACAAACAATTTACTACGGCTATCCTGActaaagccctgattcaggaaagcccCCTTAAGCATCTACTTAAGTAATTTCCTGAATTGGCGCCCTCATGCATATCTAAGTATAGGGATAGTTCTATGGACCCTCCTTGGAACGTGCCTGTAGTTACATGTGCATAGGGTGTCTTGCTGGATTAAGGTCTATACAAAGTAGTATATAAATAGTATAATCACCAAGAGTATAACGGACCAGAATTCTTTTGCTCAGTATTAAGTTACATTGCACTCATGAGTTTGTTACAGAAATCAAGTTAGCTGCCAGTGTTAAACCGACTTAGGTTTTAGACttgttttaaactgtttttaatgcTCGACTAGAAGCAGATGCTTAAAGCTAGGAACATGAAAGATACTGTATTATAAACACTTGAGATGGAACTTGGATTACTGACTAGACCAAGGGACTATCAGACTCCTACATTATATTCCCAACTTTGTCAGTGAACGGGTGACACACCCTGGACAAATTGCTACACCTCAGTCTGTATATTCA encodes:
- the YOD1 gene encoding ubiquitin thioesterase OTU1; the protein is MLRLRCKARSGSHPLPGLTAHSRLRELQAALAALTGVPAPAQRLLLGFPPRSLDLSDGERRLGELGIHSGDTLIVEEDTTKPKNESPVIAKRSVPTLVREALPVLARRVVPADNSCLFTSIFYVVEGGIYDPACAPEMRSLIAQIVASDPESYCEAVLGKTNEEYCEWIRREDTWGGAIEVSILSKFYQCEICVVDTQTVRIDRFGEDAGYARRVLLIYDGIHYDPLERKIPDSDVPPLTIFSTNDDVVLAQALELADEARRKRQFTDVNRFTLRCMVCQKGLTGQVEAREHAKETGHANFGEV